From the genome of Proteus vulgaris, one region includes:
- the polA gene encoding DNA polymerase I: MVQIAENPFILVDGSSYLYRAYHAFPPLTNSQGEPTGAMYGVLNMLRSLIIQYKPSHVAVVFDAKGKTFRDELYEEYKSNRPPMPDDLREQIAPLHEMVQAMGLPLLSISGVEADDVIGTLALKAAADGRDVLISTGDKDMAQLVTPKITLINTMTNVILGPDEVNEKYGVPPELIIDFLALMGDSSDNIPGVPGVGEKTALGLLQGIGSLDDIYQQLDNIATLSFRGAKTLGAKMAEHEKVAKLSYKLATIKTDVELDKTFDDLVVNEPNLDQLLEMFTRYEFKRWISDLQNGGWLAQRSTHKVAVPYTSEVAKPKEASISANFPVITQENYEAILTHESLVHWVELLKKAPAFAFDTETDSLNNIDARLIGMSFAIEPGKAAYIPLRHEYLDAPDQLPLDDVLTALKPILEDKNILKIGQNLKFDRGIMENEGIELNGIHFDTMLESYVLNSVSNRHDMDTLAEKHLNHKTTTFEEIAGKGKGQLTFNQIEVEQATLYAAEDADITLLLHQALYPQIEAIEPLKHVYRDIEMPLVPVLSRMERKGVLIDAQVLAVQSQEITQRLAEIEKETFALAGQEFNLSSPKQLQEILFDKLQLPVIKKTPKGAPSTNEEVLEELAHSHELPRLILEHRGLAKLKSTYTDKLPLMVNSKTKRVHTSYHQAVTATGRLSSRDPNLQNIPVRNEEGRRIRQAFIAREGFKIVAADYSQIELRIMAHLSQDKGLLDAFAQGKDIHRATASEVFGIPLEEVTSEQRRSAKAINFGLIYGMSAFGLSQQIGVERREAQRYMDLYFERYPGVLDYMERTRKQASEQGYVETLDGRRLYLPEINSKNAIRRKASEREAINAPMQGTAADIIKKAMIEVDHWICNECPDDVHMIMQVHDELVFEVRESYLEKANTMIHKLMEGSMELAIPLKVEVGVGNNWDEAH, from the coding sequence ATGGTCCAGATAGCAGAAAACCCCTTTATCCTTGTAGATGGCTCCTCATATCTTTATCGTGCCTATCATGCTTTTCCACCGCTAACTAATAGCCAAGGTGAACCAACTGGTGCGATGTATGGTGTGTTGAACATGTTACGTAGTCTGATAATTCAGTATAAACCAAGCCATGTTGCGGTTGTGTTTGACGCTAAAGGTAAAACATTCCGTGATGAATTGTATGAGGAATATAAATCTAACCGTCCTCCAATGCCGGATGATTTACGTGAGCAAATAGCACCTTTACATGAAATGGTACAGGCAATGGGTTTACCTTTGCTATCTATTTCAGGTGTGGAAGCAGACGATGTCATTGGAACACTGGCACTAAAAGCAGCTGCTGACGGACGTGATGTCCTAATAAGTACAGGTGATAAAGATATGGCGCAGTTAGTGACGCCAAAGATCACGCTTATTAACACTATGACTAACGTTATTTTAGGTCCTGATGAAGTCAACGAAAAATATGGCGTTCCTCCTGAACTGATTATTGATTTCCTCGCATTAATGGGAGATTCATCAGATAACATTCCAGGTGTCCCTGGTGTCGGTGAGAAAACAGCATTAGGGCTTTTACAAGGAATTGGGAGTTTAGACGATATTTATCAACAGCTTGATAATATTGCAACGTTAAGTTTCCGTGGTGCTAAAACACTTGGCGCTAAAATGGCAGAGCATGAGAAAGTGGCAAAACTTTCTTATAAACTGGCAACGATTAAAACGGATGTTGAACTCGATAAAACGTTTGATGATTTAGTGGTTAATGAGCCAAATCTAGATCAATTATTAGAGATGTTCACGCGTTATGAATTTAAACGCTGGATAAGTGATCTTCAAAATGGTGGCTGGTTAGCACAGCGTAGCACTCATAAAGTTGCGGTGCCTTATACCTCTGAAGTCGCAAAACCCAAAGAAGCATCTATATCGGCTAATTTCCCTGTGATCACACAAGAAAATTATGAGGCGATATTAACGCATGAAAGCTTAGTACACTGGGTTGAGCTTCTTAAAAAAGCCCCCGCATTTGCATTCGATACAGAAACTGACAGCTTAAATAATATTGATGCACGTTTAATTGGCATGTCGTTTGCGATTGAGCCAGGCAAAGCAGCTTATATTCCGTTACGTCATGAGTATTTAGATGCGCCAGACCAACTTCCTCTGGATGATGTTCTGACAGCATTAAAGCCTATTTTAGAAGATAAAAATATCTTAAAGATTGGGCAAAACTTGAAATTTGACCGTGGCATTATGGAAAATGAAGGTATCGAATTAAATGGTATCCATTTTGATACGATGTTGGAATCTTATGTATTAAATAGTGTCAGTAATCGACATGATATGGATACGTTGGCTGAAAAACATTTAAACCATAAAACTACCACATTTGAAGAAATTGCGGGTAAAGGTAAAGGGCAACTGACTTTCAATCAAATTGAAGTTGAACAAGCAACGCTATATGCAGCTGAAGATGCCGATATCACTTTATTACTTCATCAAGCTCTGTATCCTCAAATAGAAGCTATTGAACCACTTAAACATGTTTACCGCGATATTGAGATGCCATTAGTCCCTGTGCTTTCTAGAATGGAACGCAAAGGAGTATTAATTGATGCTCAAGTTTTAGCAGTTCAATCTCAAGAAATTACACAACGTTTAGCTGAAATTGAAAAAGAGACGTTTGCGTTAGCTGGGCAAGAATTTAATCTCTCTTCACCTAAACAGTTACAAGAAATCTTATTTGATAAACTGCAATTACCTGTTATCAAGAAAACCCCGAAAGGGGCGCCATCGACTAATGAAGAAGTATTAGAAGAGTTAGCGCATAGTCATGAATTACCACGTTTAATTTTAGAACATCGCGGACTTGCGAAACTAAAATCTACCTATACTGATAAATTACCATTAATGGTGAATAGTAAGACAAAGCGTGTACATACTTCTTATCATCAAGCAGTGACCGCAACAGGTCGTTTATCATCACGGGATCCTAATCTTCAAAATATTCCAGTGAGAAATGAAGAAGGACGCCGTATTCGCCAAGCCTTTATTGCGCGTGAAGGATTTAAAATTGTTGCAGCCGACTATTCACAGATTGAATTGCGGATTATGGCACATTTATCGCAAGACAAAGGTTTGTTAGATGCTTTTGCTCAAGGTAAAGATATTCACCGTGCAACCGCATCTGAAGTGTTTGGCATACCTTTAGAGGAAGTAACCTCTGAACAGCGCCGTAGTGCGAAAGCGATCAACTTTGGTCTTATTTATGGCATGAGCGCATTTGGCTTATCTCAACAAATTGGTGTTGAGAGAAGAGAAGCTCAACGCTATATGGATCTCTATTTTGAGCGTTATCCAGGCGTATTGGATTATATGGAGCGCACACGTAAACAAGCTTCTGAGCAAGGCTATGTTGAAACGTTAGATGGTCGTCGCCTCTATTTACCAGAAATTAATTCGAAGAATGCAATTCGTCGTAAAGCTTCAGAACGTGAGGCTATTAATGCACCAATGCAAGGTACTGCTGCTGATATCATCAAAAAAGCGATGATTGAAGTAGATCATTGGATTTGTAATGAATGCCCTGATGATGTGCATATGATCATGCAAGTACACGATGAATTAGTGTTTGAAGTGCGAGAGTCTTATTTAGAGAAAGCAAACACCATGATCCACAAATTGATGGAAGGTAGTATGGAATTAGCTATCCCATTAAAAGTCGAAGTGGGTGTGGGTAATAACTGGGATGAAGCACATTAA
- the dsbA gene encoding thiol:disulfide interchange protein DsbA, which yields MKKIWLALASMVLAFSVSAADISEGKQYTNLSKTVNAAPDVVEFFSFYCPHCYQFSEVYKVNSTVEKNAPENTNIVRYHVDFLGPLGKDLTRSWAVAMALGVEDQVSPALFKGIQETQSIRSVDDIRNTFINAGVKGEDYDAAMNSFVVNSLVSQQQNAVADFQINGVPAMIVGGKYKMKNDGISAKSPEEYAKTYSDIVNQLLLKK from the coding sequence ATGAAAAAGATTTGGTTGGCGTTAGCAAGTATGGTGTTAGCATTCAGCGTGTCTGCTGCAGATATTTCTGAAGGCAAACAATATACTAATCTTTCCAAAACTGTCAATGCAGCGCCGGATGTTGTTGAGTTTTTCTCTTTTTATTGCCCACATTGTTACCAGTTTTCTGAAGTCTATAAAGTCAATAGCACTGTTGAAAAGAACGCACCAGAAAATACCAATATTGTTCGTTATCATGTTGATTTTTTAGGGCCTTTAGGTAAAGATTTGACCCGTTCTTGGGCTGTAGCAATGGCATTAGGTGTTGAAGATCAAGTTTCTCCTGCTTTATTTAAAGGTATTCAAGAAACTCAATCTATTCGTTCTGTTGATGATATCCGCAATACTTTTATTAATGCAGGCGTTAAAGGTGAAGACTACGATGCGGCAATGAATAGCTTCGTCGTCAATTCCTTAGTGAGCCAACAACAAAATGCTGTCGCTGATTTCCAAATTAATGGTGTGCCAGCCATGATCGTTGGTGGTAAATACAAGATGAAAAATGATGGCATTAGCGCTAAATCACCAGAAGAATATGCGAAAACATATTCTGATATTGTGAATCAGTTATTGTTAAAAAAATAA
- a CDS encoding serine/threonine protein kinase, which yields MEISASFNFQGLSPDNIWDALVKIGFYPESGLTELNSYENRVFQFMDEHRQRYVVKFYRPQRWSYEQIKEEHEFVLALKEAQVSVAAPLIIHNETVHLSDDGFYFALFPSIGGRAYETDNLFQLEEVGRTLGRIHQIGRKKSYQYRPTLSIAEYLMAPKLEFENSALIPNSLRPQFIEVIDKLIHEVSPRIEDSTWQILRLHGDCHPGNILWRDEVVMVDFDDSRMGAAIQDFWMLLNGSMQEQIIQLDTILESYYEYQDFDLRELSLIEPLRAMRMVHYLAWVLKRWNDPAFPRAFIWFQEQDFWFKQLALFKGQVEQLNEPPLQLSPMY from the coding sequence ATGGAAATATCTGCCTCATTTAATTTTCAGGGACTTTCACCTGATAACATTTGGGATGCACTAGTTAAAATTGGTTTTTATCCTGAATCAGGGTTAACTGAATTAAATAGTTATGAAAATCGTGTTTTTCAATTTATGGATGAACATAGACAGCGTTATGTGGTGAAATTTTATCGCCCTCAGCGTTGGTCATATGAGCAAATAAAAGAAGAACATGAATTTGTTTTAGCATTAAAGGAAGCTCAAGTATCAGTTGCAGCCCCTTTAATCATACATAATGAGACAGTCCATCTTTCTGATGACGGGTTTTATTTTGCATTATTTCCTAGTATTGGTGGAAGGGCATATGAAACGGATAACTTATTTCAACTAGAAGAAGTAGGACGCACATTAGGGCGCATTCATCAAATAGGTAGAAAAAAGAGTTATCAGTATCGCCCGACCCTTTCTATTGCAGAATATCTGATGGCACCAAAATTAGAATTTGAAAATAGTGCATTAATTCCTAATAGCCTCAGGCCTCAGTTTATTGAGGTGATTGATAAACTTATTCATGAAGTGAGTCCTCGAATAGAAGACTCCACATGGCAAATATTACGACTACATGGGGATTGCCATCCCGGTAATATATTGTGGCGTGATGAAGTTGTAATGGTTGATTTTGATGACTCTCGAATGGGAGCCGCAATACAAGACTTCTGGATGTTATTAAATGGTTCAATGCAAGAGCAAATTATACAATTAGATACAATCCTTGAGTCTTATTATGAATACCAAGATTTTGATTTACGAGAATTGTCATTAATTGAACCACTAAGAGCGATGAGAATGGTGCATTATCTCGCATGGGTATTAAAGCGCTGGAATGATCCGGCCTTTCCAAGAGCTTTTATTTGGTTTCAAGAACAAGATTTTTGGTTTAAACAATTAGCCTTATTCAAGGGACAAGTGGAGCAGTTAAATGAGCCTCCTTTACAACTTAGCCCAATGTATTAA
- a CDS encoding YihD family protein: MKCHRLNEVMELLHPVWEENSDLNLIQLLQKLANEAGFKGQLSDLTDDILIYHLKMRGSAPTDVIPGLKKDYEEDFKTAILRARGVIKD, encoded by the coding sequence ATGAAATGTCACCGTCTTAATGAAGTTATGGAATTACTACATCCAGTTTGGGAAGAGAATTCTGATTTAAACTTAATTCAATTATTGCAGAAACTGGCTAATGAAGCGGGTTTTAAAGGTCAATTATCTGATCTGACTGATGATATTTTGATTTACCATCTGAAAATGCGAGGTTCAGCACCGACAGATGTTATACCTGGGCTAAAAAAAGATTACGAAGAAGATTTTAAAACCGCTATTTTACGCGCCCGTGGTGTAATTAAAGATTAA
- the mobA gene encoding molybdenum cofactor guanylyltransferase MobA — MKKKNITGGILAGGQATRMGGADKGLQILHGEPLYLHIAQKLAPQVDSILISANRNLEQYRQSQYPVITDEIEGFSGPLAGMLTLLKQASTPWVAFVPCDVPYFPLNLVETLYEQKGESLAVYVDDGEREHPTLALLNRRIIPMLEAYLAQGDRKLMLFMKQINAHSVLFADQANAFINLNTPDDIKKANQLKKQD, encoded by the coding sequence ATGAAAAAGAAGAATATTACAGGTGGTATACTCGCTGGAGGCCAAGCAACTCGAATGGGTGGTGCGGATAAAGGGCTACAAATTCTACATGGAGAACCTTTATACCTCCATATTGCCCAAAAACTAGCACCTCAAGTTGATAGCATATTGATTAGTGCTAATCGAAATCTAGAGCAATATCGCCAGAGCCAATATCCTGTTATTACTGATGAAATAGAAGGGTTTTCCGGCCCTTTGGCCGGTATGCTAACACTATTAAAACAAGCATCCACACCTTGGGTTGCCTTTGTGCCTTGTGATGTGCCTTATTTTCCACTCAATTTGGTTGAAACTCTCTATGAACAAAAAGGAGAGTCTTTGGCTGTTTATGTTGATGATGGTGAAAGAGAGCACCCTACACTAGCACTATTAAATCGTCGCATTATTCCTATGCTAGAAGCCTATTTAGCACAAGGTGATCGAAAATTAATGTTGTTTATGAAGCAGATAAATGCACATTCTGTTTTATTCGCGGATCAAGCAAATGCTTTTATTAATTTAAATACCCCTGACGATATTAAAAAAGCCAACCAATTAAAAAAACAGGACTGA
- the mobB gene encoding molybdopterin-guanine dinucleotide biosynthesis protein MobB yields MAQVDLPLLGITAWSGTGKTTLLKQLIPQLRKREIRVGMIKHTHHDMDVDKPGKDSYELRKAGADQTLVASQQRWALMTETPELPELDLYYLASRFDTSKLDLILVEGFKGETIPKIALYRHINERDFNDLLDEHVIAVASDCDLSIDFPLLDINAPEAIAEFIADWLKSTK; encoded by the coding sequence ATGGCACAAGTAGATTTACCCCTTTTAGGGATCACGGCGTGGAGTGGAACTGGTAAAACGACACTACTAAAACAGCTTATTCCACAATTACGCAAAAGAGAAATTCGTGTGGGGATGATCAAACATACTCATCATGATATGGATGTAGATAAACCCGGAAAAGACAGCTACGAGCTTAGAAAAGCAGGCGCCGACCAGACATTAGTCGCAAGCCAACAACGTTGGGCATTAATGACAGAAACTCCAGAACTACCAGAATTAGATTTGTATTACCTCGCATCTCGTTTTGATACGAGTAAACTAGATTTAATCTTAGTCGAAGGATTTAAAGGCGAAACCATTCCTAAAATTGCACTTTATCGCCATATCAACGAGCGTGATTTTAATGATTTACTTGATGAGCACGTTATTGCCGTCGCCAGTGATTGTGATTTAAGTATCGATTTTCCACTACTAGATATCAACGCACCTGAGGCTATCGCAGAATTTATTGCAGATTGGCTAAAGAGCACAAAATAA
- a CDS encoding glycoside hydrolase family 13 protein codes for MSNNWWKEAVVYQIYPKSYYDSNGDGIGDLAGITEKLDYIQSLGTNVIWLCPIFKSPMKDNGYDIADYSVVDPIFGDNKALDKLISEAKKRDIKILLDLVLNHSSDEHPWFKSAIEDPNSPYADYYIFKQWNKPTPPNNLRTYFDCSVWSRVGNTDRWYFNSFGPEQPDLNWENPQLRKDIIDMINAWIKKGVAGFRIDAIGNLKKSPEALSEYQFEPDKDDGSASLVPWVLNQPGIDKFLTELVENTFKPANSMTVAEIDVPEKDLRAYVGENGYFSMVFDFSIADLDIRNEKPFTINPITGERLKPVFIKSQLDTQRVGWGAPYLENHDQPRSLNKFLPKGAINPISAKMLATFLLTQRGTPFIYQGQEIGMTNCSMTLEEHDDLHVFKLHEWGKKLGYSDKQIIEYFNERSRDNSRTPFQWNSEINGGFSTGKPWLKVNPNYTQINAEQETKDKHSLFAYYQQLIALRRHSEISDILIYGEFLPLNSPENVIAFKRTYEGNSVNIYCNFSGEKKSLTLKVKQAYLHNSPIVEDEKGNLILQPYQAIIFA; via the coding sequence ATGTCTAATAATTGGTGGAAAGAAGCCGTGGTCTATCAAATTTATCCCAAAAGCTATTACGATAGTAATGGTGATGGTATTGGGGATTTAGCAGGGATCACTGAAAAGTTAGATTATATTCAATCACTAGGCACAAATGTTATTTGGCTATGCCCTATTTTTAAATCGCCTATGAAAGACAACGGTTATGATATTGCTGATTATTCCGTTGTTGATCCTATTTTTGGTGATAACAAGGCATTGGATAAACTGATCAGTGAGGCTAAAAAACGTGATATTAAAATTCTATTAGATTTAGTATTAAATCACTCTTCAGATGAACATCCTTGGTTTAAATCGGCAATCGAAGATCCTAATAGCCCTTATGCGGATTATTATATTTTTAAACAATGGAATAAACCGACTCCGCCTAATAATTTACGTACTTATTTTGACTGCTCTGTTTGGAGCCGAGTAGGAAATACTGACCGATGGTATTTTAATTCGTTTGGTCCAGAGCAACCGGACTTAAATTGGGAAAATCCACAATTACGTAAAGATATTATCGATATGATAAATGCCTGGATAAAAAAAGGTGTTGCTGGATTTCGTATTGATGCGATTGGTAATTTAAAAAAATCCCCTGAAGCCTTATCTGAATATCAATTTGAACCTGATAAAGATGATGGTTCCGCTTCTTTAGTGCCTTGGGTTTTGAATCAACCAGGAATTGATAAGTTTTTAACTGAATTAGTTGAGAATACTTTTAAGCCTGCGAACAGTATGACAGTTGCAGAAATTGATGTGCCAGAAAAAGATTTACGTGCTTATGTCGGCGAGAATGGTTATTTCTCTATGGTATTTGATTTTAGCATTGCCGATTTGGATATTCGCAATGAAAAGCCATTTACAATTAACCCAATTACCGGTGAAAGATTAAAACCTGTATTTATCAAAAGCCAATTAGATACTCAAAGAGTAGGGTGGGGAGCGCCTTATTTAGAAAATCACGATCAACCTCGTTCATTAAATAAATTTCTCCCTAAAGGTGCTATTAACCCCATTAGTGCCAAAATGTTAGCAACATTTTTATTAACGCAACGGGGCACGCCTTTTATTTATCAAGGGCAAGAGATTGGCATGACAAATTGCTCGATGACATTGGAAGAACATGACGATTTACATGTATTTAAATTACATGAATGGGGCAAGAAATTAGGTTATAGCGATAAGCAAATTATTGAATATTTTAATGAACGCAGTCGTGATAATTCAAGAACACCTTTCCAATGGAATAGTGAGATCAATGGGGGCTTTAGTACAGGCAAACCATGGTTAAAAGTTAATCCTAACTATACGCAGATTAATGCAGAGCAAGAGACTAAAGATAAGCACTCTCTTTTCGCTTATTACCAACAATTAATTGCATTAAGACGACATTCAGAGATCAGCGATATTTTGATTTATGGAGAGTTTTTACCATTAAATTCACCAGAAAATGTGATTGCTTTTAAGCGTACTTATGAAGGCAACTCCGTCAATATTTACTGTAATTTTAGTGGTGAGAAAAAGTCATTAACACTTAAAGTAAAACAGGCATATCTGCATAACAGCCCAATAGTTGAAGATGAAAAAGGAAATCTTATACTTCAACCTTATCAGGCTATTATTTTTGCTTAA